ACCAGTTGCATACCGATGATATCAGTAGCTCTTTGTTTTACTTCATCCAGATTTTTAGCCAATTTCACACCGCCACCTTTACCGCGACCACCTGCGTGAATCTGAGCTTTTACAACAACCCAGTCCGAGTTGTAGTCTTCTTTCATCTTTTTAGCGGCTTCCACAGCTTGCTCAGGAGTGTCAGCTACAATTCCTTCTTGTACAGTAACACCAAAACTTTTTAGTATTTGCTTTCCTTGATATTCGTGAATGTTCATTTTGACAATTTTAAGGTGTAAAAATATGGTTTTTAACTTTAAAGGTCAAGTGTCTGTCGTCTTTTTAATGTTTATTTGATAAAAATGACGAAGGCAGACTTTAGACCGGGCGTTCTATTCGCTAATCAACCCTATTTTTATTCCTGCCAGGACGGACAAAAATTAGTAACTTCGCTGTATGATGTTACAAGCAAAAGGAATCTATAAATCCTACGGCGACCTGTCTATTCTGAAGGGGGTAGATCTGGAAGTCGACAAAGGTGAGATTGTGACTATAGTGGGCGCTTCCGGAGCCGGAAAGAGCACATTATTGCATATTATCGGTACATTAGATCGGCCTGAATCCGGAGAAGTCTGGATAGATGGCGTGAAGGTCAGCGGGTTGAATGAGAAGAAACTCAGTGCTTTTCGCAATAAGCACATTGGGTTTGTCTTTCAGTTTCACCATCTGCTTCCTGAGTTTACGGCATTGGAAAATGTTTGTATCCCGGCATTTATAAATGGAGTATCTAAAAAAGATGCCGAAACAAATGCTATGCAACTGCTGGAGATGTTGGGTGTGGCTCATCGCGCAGGCCATAAACCGTCAGCTATGTCAGGCGGAGAACAACAACGTGTATCTGTAGCCAGAGCATTGATTAATAAACCTTCAATCGTACTTGCAGATGAACCATCCGGTAATCTTGATTCCGAAAATGCAGCAGCCTTACATCAGTTGTTTTTTGATTTAAGGGATAAAATCCAACAAACATTCGTCATTGTAACCCATAATGATGAACTGGCCAATATTTCAGACCGTACCATTCATATGCGTGACGGAAACATTGTTTAAAAAATGAGTGAGAAATTATTAATAACATATGGTACCAGAGGACTGGCGCAACGAATTGCCCGTCTGATAGAAAGTAAAATAAGTGTACAACTGGCTTCTTCTGAAGAGGTACCCGGGATTTTGGTGTCTTCAGGCAAGGTGCTTCAGATTCCGGCAGGAGGACAGTCAACGTATGCGCATGAAGTACTTAAGGTTAGCTTAGATCAGGATATAAGCTATATACTTCCTTTGGGGAAAGAGGAGATAAATGTATTGGCAGAGGCGCAGATATTGTTTGAAGAGTATGGTATCCGGTTGTTGTTGCCGGCAAAGGAGTTGTTATCTGATATTTTTGTGCTGGAAGATCCCGACAAAGATATGGCTATAAATATACTCCTGAATGGAAAAGATCTGCTGACAGAGGAGCAAATCAGGACTAGCAATCTCTCCGGAGCTTTTGTTTTGGCTGATTCAGAAGATGAGCAGGCATTGTGTTTAGTATCAGCTAAAGGCTAAGAGATGAAAAGTTACAAGGAATATCCGGCAGACAAGAAAGTATTTTTGTTTGAACTGGATGATATACTCTATCCGAAAAAAGATTACATATTGCAGGTATATTATCTTTTTTCAAATTTTATTGAATTCACAGAAACAACACCGAACTCCAAAAGTTTATTGGCTTTTATGCAAAAGCAATATGAAGAACATGGAGAAGTGGGAATGTTTGACAGTGTAAAGGAAAAATTCGGTTTGGATGAACAATACAGAGAAAAATTTGGTCGTATACATGTGCAGGCTCATTTACCCCTTAAACTTTTGTTATTCCCGGAGACGATACAATTGTTACAAGATCTTCAGAATGCAGGTAAACATGTGGCCGTTTTAACAAAAGGTAATCCACTCGAACAACTGAATAAACTTAAGCATATAGATTGGCAGGGATTCGATAAAGGAATGAAAGTGTATTTTATTGATGAGTTGAATTTCAGAAATATTGACCCGATTAGTTATATTGCAGATGAATTTAAGATTCAGCCTGAAGAAATAGCTATAGTAGAATAGACAAGTTTTACGGATTATATTTCCGGAAGATGCTAATTGTTGACGATTATGAAAAAAATATTTCCGGTATTATGGGTGCTTATACTTTTTACCTCTTTATATAGTTGTAAAAAGTCAGATAACCCTGATAATAAAAGCGATACAGAAGAAGATATGATCAAAGATTCTGTCTTTTACTACACTAAAGTTCTTTCTCTATGGGAGGGGAGCATGCCTCCGCGTAATGTCAATACGTTAGATGATAAGGGAGTCGTACGTTCTTATACAAAAAACTACGCTACAGGAGAAGAGGTATTGAATTATATGATGGGACTCACACCTTTAGTTAATGGCCGGCCGGTAGATAAGTATAGCTTTATCGATAGACAGGGGACTATAAGTGGCGAGATCGAAGAAGGAGTCAGTACAAGCTATGGTATGTATGTGTTTTATCTGCAGACAAGTGCCTCAGGCGATAATGCAGATTTATATGTACGGATGGTAGATAAGAACTCTCCGGCTTATCAGGCAGGTATACGTCGCGGAGATCGTATTCTAAGTATCAACGGACAGACAAATATTGATTATAATACTCAAAAATCCCAAAATTTTAAACTGATAAATGATGCGATCAATTCCAGGAATATGACCATCAAATTTGTATCTCCGACTTCAGTCACTACAGAAAAACAAATGGTGAGCTCTTTGTATAATTTTGATCCTGTTCTGGCAAGTAAAGTTATTGATCAGAATGGTAAAAAGATCGGCTATCTTGCTTTCAGCTCATTTGTTGCTATTTATAATAACAGGATTCCAACAGCAATGTTAAGTTCCTTCGAAAATATTTTCAGTCAGTTTGAAGGACAGAATATATCTGAACTTATCGTCGATCTGAGATACAACGGAGGGGGCTCTGTCCAGACAGCGGAGTATTTGGCCAATCGTATCGTACCAGCCTCTGCGAATGGCAGGCGTATGTATTCCTACAAACTGAATCGCAATCTGGAAGCCTGGGGATGGGGGAAAGATGGAGGAGAGTTTGGTCCGGTCAGTTATGCTAAAAAGGGAACACTTAATCTCAATAAAGTATACTTTTTAGTGACCAAATCTACCGCTTCGGCGAGTGAGCTCCTGATAAACTCTCTAAAACCATATTTTAAAGATAATCAGAA
The Sphingobacterium spiritivorum genome window above contains:
- a CDS encoding ABC transporter ATP-binding protein encodes the protein MLQAKGIYKSYGDLSILKGVDLEVDKGEIVTIVGASGAGKSTLLHIIGTLDRPESGEVWIDGVKVSGLNEKKLSAFRNKHIGFVFQFHHLLPEFTALENVCIPAFINGVSKKDAETNAMQLLEMLGVAHRAGHKPSAMSGGEQQRVSVARALINKPSIVLADEPSGNLDSENAAALHQLFFDLRDKIQQTFVIVTHNDELANISDRTIHMRDGNIV
- a CDS encoding HAD family hydrolase, translating into MKSYKEYPADKKVFLFELDDILYPKKDYILQVYYLFSNFIEFTETTPNSKSLLAFMQKQYEEHGEVGMFDSVKEKFGLDEQYREKFGRIHVQAHLPLKLLLFPETIQLLQDLQNAGKHVAVLTKGNPLEQLNKLKHIDWQGFDKGMKVYFIDELNFRNIDPISYIADEFKIQPEEIAIVE
- a CDS encoding S41 family peptidase, whose translation is MKKIFPVLWVLILFTSLYSCKKSDNPDNKSDTEEDMIKDSVFYYTKVLSLWEGSMPPRNVNTLDDKGVVRSYTKNYATGEEVLNYMMGLTPLVNGRPVDKYSFIDRQGTISGEIEEGVSTSYGMYVFYLQTSASGDNADLYVRMVDKNSPAYQAGIRRGDRILSINGQTNIDYNTQKSQNFKLINDAINSRNMTIKFVSPTSVTTEKQMVSSLYNFDPVLASKVIDQNGKKIGYLAFSSFVAIYNNRIPTAMLSSFENIFSQFEGQNISELIVDLRYNGGGSVQTAEYLANRIVPASANGRRMYSYKLNRNLEAWGWGKDGGEFGPVSYAKKGTLNLNKVYFLVTKSTASASELLINSLKPYFKDNQKMIGTYGEDSGGNPVVENTFGKPVGFFRYTIGTTDVDLYATSFQTVNADNYGDYFAGLTPDRSTYEDYFKDFGDPQERMIAEALHYSLNGSWLSSTSKTALASVNKLRNEKYINRQSIDVRAHANGMYKFQTGRLK